From a single Eleginops maclovinus isolate JMC-PN-2008 ecotype Puerto Natales chromosome 2, JC_Emac_rtc_rv5, whole genome shotgun sequence genomic region:
- the ttc38 gene encoding tetratricopeptide repeat protein 38 — protein MIASSFRDCKAWSAENLPMSTSSNEACKLYDAILTQFVKWKNDETLGGFEGCFTAIQAADPNFVMGHVISTGLNLVSTSSSTRLDERLASAVRRTVELANSQDISPRERLHVKAMELFSHGNYPKACEIWEDILVEHPTDLLALKFAQDAYFYMGAQLQLRDSVARVLPYWKPDMPLYSYLKGMYSFGLLESRLYDQAEKVAMEVLAVVPDDAWSVHSVAHVYEMTAKVDKGLKFMKSTEKDWQVSDVLASHNYWHWALYFIEKGDYEAALQIFDSQVFRRCKATGSMLDTVDASSMLYRLEMEGVCVKDRWRELLQVTQPHTDDHVTLFNDVHFLMASLGAKESRISQRMLEGLQELAKEPGVNLQHQMGGTIGVPMFQAMMEYDQGNYNHAVDLLMPIRYRLVNMGGSDAQRDVFNQLLIHAAMKSEDKHHQKLGRCLLVEREAMRPNSPLTDRLMQKALALHI, from the exons ATGATTGCTTCAAGCTTCAGGGACTGCAAG GCATGGAGTGCAGAGAATCTCCCGATGTCCACAAGCAGTAATGAGGCTTGTAAATTGTATGATGCCATTCTTACTCAG TTTGTTAAATGGAAGAATGATGAAACATTGGGAGGATTTGAAGGATGCTTTACTGCCATCCAGGCGGCAGACCCTAACTTTG TCATGGGCCATGTGATCAGTACTGGGTTGAATCTGGTTTCAACATCGAGCTCCACCCGCCTGGATGAGCGCCTGGCCAGCGCTGTGAGGCGAACAGTGGAGCTGGCCAACAGCCAGGATATCTCTCCCAGAGAGAGACTCCATGTCAAGGCCATGGAGCTCTTTTCACATGG TAACTATCCGAAGGCCTGCGAAATATGGGAAGACATTCTGGTTGAACATCCCACCGACTTACTGGCTCTCAAGTTTGCTCAGGATGCTTACTTCTACATGGGAGCCCAACTCCAGCTCAGGGACTCTGTGGCCCGGGTGCTGCCCTACTGGAAACCAGATATGCCTTTGTACAG ctaTCTGAAAGGAATGTATTCGTTCGGTCTCCTGGAAAGTCGCCTCTATGACCAAGCAGAGAAAGTTGCCATGGAG GTCCTGGCTGTGGTGCCAGATGATGCCTGGTCGGTTCACTCTGTAGCCCACGTTTACGAGATGACAGCAAAGGTGGACAAAGGCTTGAAGTTCATGAAGAGCACAGAGAAAGACTGGCAG GTATCTGACGTGCTGGCCAGTCATAACTACTGGCACTGGGCTCTATACTTCATCGAGAAG GGGGACTACGAAGCCGCTCTGCAAATATTCGATTCTCAG GTATTCAGACGTTGTAAAGCCACAGGATCCATGTTGGACACTGTAGATGCCTCTTCCATGCTCTACAGACTGGAAATGGAGG gtgtgtgtgtgaaggatcGCTGGCGAGAGCTGCTCCAGGTAACGCAGCCTCACACCGATGATCACGTGACCCTGTTTAATGACGTCCACTTCTTAATGGCGTCGCTGGGAGCTAAAGAGAGCCGGATTTCTCAGCGCATGCTGGAGGGCCTCCAGGAATTGGCTAA AGAGCCAGGGGTCAATCTGCAACATCAGATGGGAGGGACAATCGGTGTACCGATGTTTCAGGCCATGATGGAGTATGACCAGGGCAACTACAATCATGCCGTGGACCTACTTATGCCTATACGCTACCGCCTGGTCAATATGGGTGGCAGTGATGCACAG AGGGACGTCTTCAATCAACTGCTTATTCATGCAGCCATGAAATCGGAGGATAAGCACCATCAGAAACTGGGAAG atgTCTTCTGGTGGAGCGCGAAGCCATGAGGCCAAATTCCCCTCTGACGGATCGTCTGATGCAGAAAGCTCTGGCCCTTCACATCTAG